A genomic region of Arachis hypogaea cultivar Tifrunner chromosome 5, arahy.Tifrunner.gnm2.J5K5, whole genome shotgun sequence contains the following coding sequences:
- the LOC112802501 gene encoding phosphoribosylglycinamide formyltransferase, chloroplastic: MEAQKILSRFCPKTPSLLLPSHKKLHTLPYVGPKNLGILRLGCSYTEGKKKRVFCVRSTVEEEEAKVVKVGATAPVRRKKLAVFVSGGGSNFKSIHEASLKGSLHGDVLVLVTNKPDCGGAEYARNNGIPVVVFPKVKDGSDGLSPSELVDTLRSFQVDFILLAGFLKLIPVELIRAYEKSILNIHPSLLPAFGGKGYYGMKVHKAVIASGARYSGPTIHFVDEHYDTGRILAQCAIPVLANDTADELAFRVLKEEHRLYVEVVEALCEERIVWREDGVPLIRSKDNPNGFC, encoded by the exons ATGGAAGCTCAAAAAATCCTCTCTAGGTTTTGCCCCAAAACCCCGTCACTCCTGCTACCCTCTCATAAAAAGCTTCATACTTTACCTTATGTTGGGCCCAAGAACCTTGGGATTCTGAGATTGGGGTGCAGTTACACTGAGGGAAAGAAGAAGAGGGTCTTTTGTGTGAGGAGCacggtagaagaagaagaagcaaaggtGGTGAAAGTTGGGGCCACTGCGCCAGTGAGGAGGAAGAAGCTGGCAGTTTTCGTGTCCGGTGGAGGGTCCAACTTCAAGTCCATTCATGAGGCTTCGTTGAAGGGTTCACTCCATGGTGATGTTCTTGTTTTGGTCACAAATAAACCTG ATTGTGGAGGTGCTGAGTATGCAAGAAATAATGGTATCCCAGTTGTTGTGTTCCCTAAAGTAAAGGATGGATCCGATGGGCTATCTCCAAGTGAGCTTGTTGACACACTAAG GAGTTTCCAAGTTGATTTTATTCTTTTAGCTGGATTCCTCAAACTTATACCAGTTGAATTGATTCGGGCTTATGAAAAGTCCATATTAAATATTCATCCATCACTTCTTCCAGCTTTTGGAGGCAAAGGATACTATGGTATGAAGGTGCACAAAGCAGTAATTGCTTCGGGCGCAAG ATATTCAGGTCCTACAATTCATTTCGTTGACGAACATTATGACACGGGGCGTATCCTTGCTCAATGTGCCATCCCTGTACTGGCTAATGACACTGCAGACGAGTTAGCTTTCAGGGTTCTCAAGGAG GAACATCGGTTATACGTGGAGGTGGTTGAAGCTTTGTGCGAAGAGCGTATAGTTTGGAGGGAAGACGGTGTCCCTCTCATCCGAAGCAAAGATAACCCCAATGGGTTCTGCTAA
- the LOC112803946 gene encoding uncharacterized protein, with protein MLRSENGIKEMFMHRKTAYQPYTEMINSRWDKHLKKNLHTAAYFLNPACFFSENYREAPDVMRALLDLLTLHCKVNNLDSVEPMKEIHLYIDRKESFDRPEAVPAVKKLQPDEWWRLFGSSAPCFVNMAVCILSQASASSGCERNWNLFDQIHTIRRNKLEHDRLSDIVYVTYNLRLKSSIDMVDFWVTEEIVEKESDLPSNIEDLLDEIDADLDQDSGGGSSSTFYAAPLAFSGPSSGNEGDEINDVNLQQIMEDFDD; from the exons ATGCTGAGGTCAGAAAATGGAATCAAAGAAATGTTCATGCATAGGAAGACTGCATATCAACCTTACACAGAGATGATCAACTCAAGATGGGATaaacatttgaaaaaaaatcttcaCACAGCAGCTTATTTCTTGAatcctgcttgctttttttctgaAAATTATAGAGAAGCACCTGATGTCATGCGAGCTTTACTTGATCTTCTTACATTGCATTGCAAGGTTAATAATTTAGATTCAGTTGAGCCAATGAAAGAAATACACTTATATATAGATCGAAAGGAAAGCTTTGATAGGCCTGAAGCTGTTCCAGCTGTAAAAAAACTTCAACCTG ATGAATGGTGGAGGTTGTTTGGTAGTTCTGCTCCATGTTTTGTAAACATGGCAGTTTGCATTCTTAGCCAAGCATCTGCTTCTTCAGGGTGTGAAAGGAATTGGAATCTTTTTGATCAAATTCATACAATAAGAAGGAATAAATTGGAGCATGATAGGTTAAGTGATATTGtgtatgttacatataatttgcgTCTTAAATCCAG TATTGATATGGTTGATTTTTGGGTGACTGAAGAGATTGTTGAAAAAGAGTCTGATCTTCCAAGTAATATTGAAGACTTGCTTG ATGAGATTGATGCTGATTTAGATCAAGATAGTGGTGGTGGTAGTAGTAGTACATTTTATGCTGCACCACTTGCTTTTTCTGGTCCAAGTAGTGGAAATGAAGGTGATGAAATCAATGACGTAAATCTGCAGCAAATTATggaggattttgatgattga